The following coding sequences are from one Paenibacillus sp. FSL R5-0912 window:
- a CDS encoding glycoside hydrolase family 31 protein, whose amino-acid sequence MESSEAIRPEKMGPLVMKETWNTPGSVVSWERSENVYICRGECAGVVFIFLSDDMFRMKVFHGEVPDLTTSEAVMNESCIPHLFPVDETEDQLIFTTSAIRLIIEKTSFLLRVENTSGTVIMQQNLTSWNPRGASHAEYDMQPDSHFYGLGEKSSFLDKRGERYTNWNTDVFAPHLPEIEALYESIPLLIHMHGDLTYGLFLDNTGRSDFDMRSHGVAFTIGCSTGEYDIYFINGPEMKDVVKRYTSLTGRIALPPKWAIGYHQSRYSYMNQQEVLQLARTFREKHIPCDVIYLDIHYMDEYRVFTFDPVNFPDPQRMISELGELGVRIVPIVDPGVKKDPKYEVYKQGVLEKHFCRRLEGDIFFGEVWPGISAFPDFSDSRTAEWWGDLHKYYTDLGIQGIWNDMNEPAVFNETKTMDLDVMHFNNGRPVTHEEYHNLYGMMMSKATYEGLAEHMGGERPFVLTRAGYAGIQRYAAVWTGDNRSFWEHMAMAMPMVLNMGLSGLAFSGPDIGGFAHHTSAQLLVRWTQMGVFFPYCRNHSSIGTLRQEPWSFGEEVEGILREFIGLRYRWMPHLYNLFHEAEMCGLPVIRPLILEYPRDPHVTNLCDQFLLGENVLIAPVYRPDTDHRSVYLPEGCWIDYWDGKIHEGGRHILAAAPLHIMPMYVKAGSFTAEGPLKQYALEDTEETVTFHLYGAEAAQGFSAAFKLYEDDGHSFGYRKGEYTELAVQATGTEGALVLQWGYGVHDYKPRREMLRFALCYPFFTVAAVDGLEEITLEQLEEGKAGWVYNGRKGAIIVQVTDAADGGELRIQANK is encoded by the coding sequence ATGGAGAGCAGCGAGGCGATACGCCCTGAGAAGATGGGACCACTCGTAATGAAGGAGACTTGGAACACTCCGGGAAGCGTGGTTTCCTGGGAACGGTCGGAGAATGTTTATATCTGCCGGGGGGAATGCGCGGGGGTTGTCTTTATCTTTTTGAGCGATGATATGTTCCGGATGAAAGTCTTCCATGGTGAGGTTCCGGACCTGACCACATCGGAGGCGGTGATGAATGAGAGCTGTATCCCGCATCTGTTTCCTGTGGATGAGACAGAGGATCAGCTAATCTTCACCACAAGTGCCATCCGGCTGATTATCGAGAAAACATCGTTTCTTCTCCGTGTGGAGAATACCTCGGGCACGGTGATTATGCAGCAGAATCTGACCAGCTGGAACCCGCGCGGTGCGAGTCATGCGGAGTATGATATGCAGCCGGATTCGCATTTTTACGGACTGGGTGAGAAGTCAAGCTTCCTCGATAAACGCGGGGAGCGTTATACGAACTGGAATACCGATGTTTTTGCCCCGCATCTGCCGGAGATTGAAGCGCTCTATGAGTCTATTCCGCTGCTCATTCACATGCACGGCGATCTCACCTACGGATTATTTCTGGACAATACGGGGCGGAGTGATTTCGACATGCGTTCGCATGGCGTTGCTTTTACTATTGGCTGCTCTACGGGGGAATATGACATTTATTTCATTAACGGGCCCGAGATGAAGGATGTTGTCAAAAGATACACCTCGCTCACCGGCCGGATTGCGCTTCCGCCTAAATGGGCGATCGGCTACCATCAGTCACGCTACAGCTATATGAACCAGCAGGAGGTGCTACAGCTTGCCCGGACCTTCCGTGAGAAGCATATTCCGTGTGATGTCATTTATCTCGATATCCATTATATGGACGAGTACCGCGTATTCACCTTTGACCCCGTCAACTTCCCGGACCCGCAGAGAATGATCTCAGAACTCGGGGAGCTGGGTGTGCGGATCGTGCCCATTGTGGATCCCGGTGTCAAAAAAGACCCCAAATACGAGGTGTATAAGCAAGGTGTGCTGGAGAAGCATTTCTGCCGCCGTCTGGAGGGCGATATCTTCTTCGGCGAGGTCTGGCCGGGGATCAGCGCATTCCCCGATTTCAGCGACAGCCGGACCGCCGAGTGGTGGGGCGACCTGCACAAGTATTACACGGACCTGGGCATCCAGGGGATCTGGAATGATATGAACGAGCCGGCGGTCTTCAATGAGACCAAGACGATGGATCTCGATGTGATGCATTTCAACAACGGCAGGCCCGTTACCCATGAGGAATACCACAATCTGTACGGGATGATGATGTCAAAAGCAACGTATGAGGGACTGGCCGAGCATATGGGGGGCGAGCGTCCTTTTGTGCTGACCCGTGCCGGGTATGCGGGCATTCAGCGGTATGCCGCCGTCTGGACCGGGGATAACCGCAGCTTCTGGGAGCATATGGCGATGGCGATGCCGATGGTGCTGAATATGGGGCTGTCGGGGCTGGCGTTCTCGGGGCCGGATATCGGCGGATTCGCCCATCATACGTCTGCACAGCTGCTGGTGCGCTGGACGCAAATGGGCGTCTTTTTCCCATACTGCCGCAATCATTCCTCCATCGGAACGCTGCGTCAGGAGCCCTGGTCCTTCGGGGAAGAAGTGGAGGGGATTCTGCGCGAATTCATCGGACTGAGGTACCGCTGGATGCCGCATTTATACAATCTGTTTCATGAGGCGGAGATGTGCGGGCTGCCTGTGATCCGTCCGCTTATCCTTGAATATCCGCGTGACCCGCATGTGACCAATCTGTGCGATCAGTTCCTGCTTGGCGAGAATGTGCTGATTGCCCCTGTCTACCGCCCGGATACAGATCACCGCTCGGTCTACCTGCCCGAAGGCTGCTGGATTGACTATTGGGACGGGAAGATTCACGAAGGCGGCCGTCATATTCTTGCTGCTGCGCCGCTGCATATTATGCCGATGTATGTGAAGGCAGGCAGCTTCACGGCCGAAGGTCCGCTGAAGCAGTATGCGCTGGAGGACACGGAAGAGACGGTCACCTTCCATCTGTACGGAGCGGAAGCTGCCCAAGGATTCTCGGCGGCATTCAAGCTGTATGAGGATGACGGGCACAGCTTCGGTTACCGTAAAGGGGAATATACAGAGCTTGCCGTGCAGGCTACAGGTACCGAAGGTGCCCTGGTGCTGCAATGGGGATATGGCGTGCATGATTATAAGCCGCGCCGGGAGATGCTGCGGTTTGCGCTCTGTTATCCGTTCTTCACCGTGGCGGCGGTGGACGGACTTGAGGAGATCACCCTGGAACAGCTGGAGGAAGGCAAAGCGGGCTGGGTTTATAACGGCAGGAAAGGTGCGATTATTGTACAGGTAACGGATGCTGCCGACGGCGGGGAGCTGCGGATTCAAGCGAACAAGTAA
- a CDS encoding DEAD/DEAH box helicase produces the protein MIKHLYAIWLGDVLFCFSGETSEPKVDAWTRVIKRLEFRSGWRPFAGAALRLAEVKYPAAAAVEGKTARRGMPGRTLEGLALSPKDAFELLLAWDEQASRAQGIEPGGELRYWSAAARFALELMGKGGIVPGAQPPRKVGSRRRGGEQAAAVCWSPAFREEADKEFFLQMAASMPVLALGTHVAEEGDLSSREEAGGYVLYSFLQAVMTAEIKNVVAANESALGPFKANYRRGYSPLTELWWNSLLTGSRDIPVQGTPAEVTELLAAVSETAGNEVPHFETEEARSGQLSLGLRLEPPATDSELWRLTFWAESREEGEFWIPAEAVWSSREREFTLWGKRYRNIQQQLLAALGRAAKISPDIQRALAEPAPRGVELLPERLYFFLKESVQQLRERGITVQMPSRWSREGRRRIGMRMKMQPPPGGVDGPVQAALGMEELISFRIEASLGDSEISEDELNALVEAGVPFVRFRGEWIEVDPKEVRQVLRYMKRNESGEMTAADWMRLEAEDGEERLWKGMSVTGMETSGLLASLMHGDVLRGLPMRPVPDDLNGTLRPYQERGYQWLTALSGLGFGVCLADDMGLGKTVQVITCLLDRALNAPPGEKREPVLILCPTSLLGNWQRELQRFAPSLSVHIHHGGRRVRGEGFTELAASHEIVLTTYHLAGRDSEDLAGVRWSTVVLDEAQYIKNHRTKQAQSVMKLTAPHRIAMTGTPVENRLGELWSIFHFLNPGYLGTYHSFRQRYVSGEGGERLRELHRLVSPFLLRRLKSDPDISKDLPEKIELKSYCPLTETQAALYQGVVDEMLGVIGERSGMARRGLVLSSLTKLKQICDHPQLFRKDDGRSLRSEPSGKMDVMFEVLDSISELGESALIFTQYVAMGELLVSRLARRYGETPLFLHGGIPKRERDEMVHAFQEGEGPAFFVLSLKAGGVGLNLTRANHVLHYDRWWNPAVENQATDRAFRIGQHKNVQVHKLICQGTLEERIDELIERKKSLSEQVVGSGENWLTEMSNHELKELIELQGQDWM, from the coding sequence ATGATTAAGCATCTGTATGCAATATGGTTAGGGGACGTATTATTTTGCTTCTCGGGTGAAACTTCTGAGCCGAAGGTGGACGCGTGGACACGCGTGATTAAACGGCTGGAATTTCGGAGTGGCTGGCGTCCTTTTGCGGGTGCTGCGCTGCGGCTGGCGGAAGTGAAGTATCCTGCTGCCGCCGCCGTGGAAGGGAAGACGGCGCGGCGCGGAATGCCGGGGCGCACCCTTGAAGGGCTGGCCCTGTCGCCCAAGGACGCTTTTGAGCTGCTCCTTGCCTGGGATGAGCAGGCAAGCCGCGCCCAGGGCATAGAGCCGGGCGGAGAACTGCGCTACTGGTCGGCTGCGGCCCGGTTTGCGCTGGAGCTGATGGGCAAGGGCGGGATTGTCCCCGGCGCTCAGCCGCCGCGCAAGGTGGGCTCACGCCGCCGCGGCGGCGAGCAGGCGGCAGCGGTATGCTGGTCGCCGGCTTTCCGGGAAGAGGCGGATAAGGAATTCTTCCTGCAGATGGCGGCTTCCATGCCGGTGCTTGCGCTCGGCACTCACGTAGCCGAGGAGGGGGATCTGTCCTCGCGGGAGGAAGCAGGCGGGTATGTGCTCTATTCGTTCCTGCAGGCTGTGATGACAGCGGAGATCAAGAATGTGGTCGCGGCCAACGAGAGCGCACTGGGTCCATTCAAAGCGAACTACCGCCGCGGTTACTCGCCGCTTACTGAGCTGTGGTGGAACAGTCTGCTGACCGGCAGCCGGGATATCCCTGTTCAGGGGACTCCGGCTGAAGTGACCGAGCTTCTGGCTGCCGTGAGTGAGACGGCAGGCAACGAGGTGCCGCATTTCGAGACGGAGGAAGCACGCAGCGGACAGCTCAGCCTGGGCCTGCGGCTGGAGCCGCCTGCAACCGACAGTGAGCTGTGGCGGCTGACGTTCTGGGCGGAGAGCCGGGAGGAAGGTGAATTCTGGATTCCGGCCGAAGCGGTCTGGAGCAGCCGGGAACGGGAATTCACGCTGTGGGGCAAGCGCTACCGCAACATTCAGCAGCAGCTGCTTGCTGCGCTGGGGCGGGCAGCCAAGATCTCCCCGGACATTCAGCGAGCGCTGGCCGAACCGGCGCCGCGCGGGGTGGAGCTGCTTCCGGAGCGGCTGTATTTCTTCCTGAAGGAGAGTGTACAGCAGCTGCGTGAACGGGGAATTACGGTGCAGATGCCTTCACGCTGGAGCCGCGAAGGACGGCGGCGGATCGGGATGAGAATGAAGATGCAGCCGCCGCCGGGCGGAGTGGATGGGCCTGTACAAGCAGCGCTGGGCATGGAGGAGCTGATCTCCTTCCGCATCGAAGCTTCCCTGGGCGATTCGGAGATCAGCGAGGACGAACTGAATGCGCTGGTGGAAGCCGGAGTGCCTTTTGTACGTTTCCGGGGTGAATGGATCGAAGTGGACCCGAAGGAGGTCCGTCAGGTCCTGAGATATATGAAGCGCAACGAGAGCGGAGAGATGACGGCAGCAGACTGGATGCGCCTGGAAGCCGAGGATGGCGAAGAACGGCTATGGAAGGGCATGTCGGTCACGGGCATGGAGACCTCCGGTTTACTGGCCTCTCTTATGCATGGCGATGTGCTGCGCGGGCTGCCCATGCGTCCGGTGCCGGATGATCTGAACGGTACCCTGCGGCCTTATCAGGAACGGGGATATCAATGGCTTACGGCGCTTAGCGGCCTTGGCTTCGGGGTCTGTCTGGCCGATGATATGGGGCTTGGCAAAACCGTGCAGGTGATCACCTGCCTGCTGGACCGTGCGCTGAATGCGCCGCCGGGAGAGAAGCGGGAGCCTGTGCTTATCCTCTGCCCGACCTCACTGCTGGGGAACTGGCAGCGGGAATTGCAGCGGTTTGCACCTTCGCTTAGTGTGCATATCCATCATGGCGGCCGTCGGGTACGCGGAGAAGGATTCACCGAGCTTGCCGCCAGCCATGAGATTGTACTGACTACGTATCATCTGGCAGGCCGGGACAGTGAGGATCTGGCCGGGGTGCGCTGGTCAACCGTTGTGCTGGATGAAGCGCAGTATATTAAGAACCACCGCACCAAACAGGCGCAGAGTGTCATGAAGCTGACCGCGCCGCACCGGATTGCGATGACCGGTACCCCGGTAGAGAACCGGCTAGGCGAGCTGTGGTCGATCTTTCATTTCTTGAATCCGGGGTATCTCGGAACCTATCATTCCTTCCGCCAGCGGTATGTATCTGGCGAAGGCGGGGAACGGCTGCGTGAGCTTCACCGTCTCGTATCTCCATTCCTGCTGCGGCGCCTGAAGAGTGATCCCGATATTTCGAAGGATCTTCCCGAGAAGATCGAGCTGAAGTCGTATTGTCCGCTAACAGAAACGCAGGCAGCCCTGTATCAGGGCGTTGTGGATGAGATGCTTGGCGTAATCGGTGAGCGGTCGGGCATGGCCCGGCGGGGGCTGGTGCTGTCCTCCCTGACCAAGCTGAAGCAGATCTGTGATCATCCGCAGCTGTTCCGCAAGGATGACGGCCGGAGCCTGCGCAGTGAGCCCTCCGGCAAAATGGATGTGATGTTCGAGGTGCTGGACAGCATCTCCGAGCTTGGGGAGTCTGCGCTGATCTTCACGCAGTATGTGGCGATGGGCGAGCTGCTCGTCAGCCGGCTGGCCAGAAGGTACGGGGAGACACCGCTCTTCCTGCATGGCGGCATTCCGAAGCGTGAACGCGACGAGATGGTGCATGCTTTTCAGGAGGGGGAGGGTCCTGCATTCTTCGTCCTGTCCCTCAAAGCCGGGGGCGTAGGCCTCAATCTGACCAGGGCCAATCATGTGCTGCATTACGACCGCTGGTGGAACCCGGCAGTTGAGAACCAGGCTACGGACCGGGCATTCCGGATCGGACAGCACAAGAATGTTCAGGTGCATAAGCTGATCTGCCAGGGAACGCTGGAGGAACGGATCGATGAACTGATTGAACGTAAAAAAAGTCTGTCCGAGCAGGTTGTCGGCTCCGGCGAGAATTGGTTGACCGAAATGTCCAACCATGAGCTGAAGGAGCTTATCGAACTGCAAGGACAGGACTGGATGTAA
- a CDS encoding GTP pyrophosphokinase: protein MQKWQVHEDFAKQVENFKALPALYRHALNELENKIDVIRTEWQVRDGFSPIEHVKSRIKEPKSIVQKMERKGHDFTLENMEQHIHDIAGMRIVCAFVKDIYRLVDHLCAREDIRVLEIKDYIAHPKPNGYQSLHLIVAIPLVLLEGTRWVKAEIQLRTLAMDFWASMEHILYYKFDKQLPPHVAEELKEAARAADELDQKMLRLRREILELSEADGKSNDPLV, encoded by the coding sequence ATGCAGAAGTGGCAGGTACACGAAGATTTTGCCAAGCAGGTTGAGAATTTCAAAGCTTTGCCGGCGCTTTACCGACATGCTCTGAATGAGCTTGAGAATAAAATTGATGTCATCCGTACAGAGTGGCAGGTACGCGACGGCTTCAGTCCCATTGAGCATGTGAAGTCACGCATTAAGGAACCGAAGAGCATTGTACAGAAGATGGAACGCAAAGGCCATGATTTCACGCTGGAGAATATGGAGCAGCACATTCACGATATTGCAGGTATGCGGATCGTCTGTGCTTTTGTGAAGGATATTTACCGGCTGGTGGATCACCTGTGCGCGCGCGAGGATATCCGCGTGCTGGAAATCAAGGATTACATCGCCCATCCGAAGCCAAATGGCTACCAGAGTCTGCATCTTATCGTCGCCATCCCCCTTGTGCTGCTGGAAGGAACCCGCTGGGTCAAAGCCGAAATTCAGCTCCGTACACTCGCTATGGATTTCTGGGCCAGCATGGAGCATATTCTCTACTATAAATTTGACAAACAGCTACCGCCGCATGTGGCTGAGGAATTAAAAGAGGCTGCACGTGCCGCTGATGAACTGGATCAGAAGATGCTCCGCCTGCGCCGGGAGATCCTCGAACTGTCAGAAGCGGATGGCAAAAGTAATGACCCCTTAGTATAA
- a CDS encoding zinc ribbon domain-containing protein — translation MNFLQRIKDGASRVSEKAQSSVEVGKLNGQISDIEHEMQLEFLKMGKLFYEGYRSRDMSVAEGQMIELARGCNKLQEQIEGVRSRIAELKNERLCACGQIVALDANFCPHCGRKLEELPLRKEPVLRKEPAQAVTVHTVHEHEDEEDQYYGEEELTEAERELAKRPEQPVQYAEALTEIEVEPEPEEYERVLPDTERGRREADELERERERQLELDRRIRDWKASEPAEETAVSESGTRDIVKCQICRADLPKGSMWCPRCGSEQI, via the coding sequence ATGAATTTTCTGCAACGCATTAAAGACGGTGCCAGCCGGGTGAGTGAAAAAGCGCAAAGCTCGGTGGAAGTAGGCAAGCTGAACGGGCAAATTTCTGATATCGAACATGAGATGCAACTTGAATTTTTGAAAATGGGAAAGCTTTTCTACGAAGGATATCGTTCCAGAGATATGTCGGTGGCAGAGGGGCAGATGATCGAGCTGGCGCGCGGCTGTAACAAGCTTCAGGAGCAGATTGAGGGCGTGCGCTCAAGAATTGCCGAACTAAAGAATGAACGGCTCTGTGCCTGCGGCCAAATCGTAGCACTGGATGCCAACTTCTGCCCGCACTGCGGACGCAAGCTTGAGGAGCTGCCACTGCGCAAGGAACCGGTGCTGCGCAAGGAACCGGCGCAGGCCGTTACGGTACATACCGTACATGAGCACGAAGATGAGGAAGATCAGTACTACGGTGAGGAAGAATTGACAGAAGCGGAGCGGGAACTCGCTAAGAGACCTGAACAGCCTGTCCAGTACGCCGAAGCCTTGACGGAAATTGAAGTGGAACCGGAGCCTGAAGAGTATGAACGGGTTCTTCCGGATACAGAACGGGGCCGCCGTGAGGCCGATGAACTGGAGCGTGAACGTGAGCGCCAGCTGGAGCTGGACCGCCGGATCCGCGACTGGAAAGCCAGTGAGCCTGCAGAAGAGACTGCCGTCAGCGAATCGGGTACACGGGATATTGTGAAATGCCAGATTTGCCGCGCCGATCTGCCGAAAGGCTCAATGTGGTGCCCGCGCTGCGGTTCGGAGCAAATTTAG
- a CDS encoding TrmB family transcriptional regulator, whose protein sequence is MEQLLLHLRNLGFTEMESKIMVELATKGQASGYEVAKQLGVSRSNVYAALQRLTQQGYVRCGEGEPARYSVLDPEELATMISGRVQASLAYMESEMPRGGPVSPSFYNVEGDRNVTGALIRQLNLAAQEIVVDVWREEASLLRSELEQAELRGVKLLWAFDGGNAASAPYPIWPPLDGKPQRSGGRKFSFVIDRSWCMLGMRYEDGTAQAVVTEHPVLVELLLNHFTQEMVLFELEEDMGPQLQKRYGERYGRIYSKYVLHDQDEAGEEQAE, encoded by the coding sequence ATGGAACAGTTGCTGCTGCATCTGCGCAATTTGGGTTTCACAGAGATGGAATCCAAAATTATGGTTGAGCTGGCCACCAAGGGCCAGGCTTCGGGCTACGAAGTGGCAAAGCAGCTAGGAGTATCAAGATCGAATGTATATGCGGCGCTTCAGCGCCTGACTCAGCAAGGCTACGTACGCTGCGGGGAAGGGGAGCCGGCCCGCTACAGCGTGCTGGACCCGGAAGAGCTGGCGACGATGATATCCGGCCGGGTACAGGCGTCGCTGGCCTACATGGAAAGTGAAATGCCGCGCGGAGGCCCGGTCAGCCCTTCATTTTATAACGTGGAAGGTGACCGCAACGTAACGGGAGCGCTGATCCGCCAGCTCAATCTCGCGGCTCAGGAGATCGTGGTTGATGTATGGCGGGAGGAAGCCTCGCTGCTGCGCAGTGAGCTGGAGCAGGCAGAGCTGCGCGGAGTGAAGCTGCTGTGGGCTTTTGACGGCGGCAACGCGGCCTCTGCGCCATACCCGATATGGCCGCCGCTGGACGGTAAGCCACAGCGCAGCGGGGGGCGGAAGTTTTCTTTTGTCATCGACCGTTCCTGGTGTATGCTGGGCATGCGTTATGAGGACGGAACTGCGCAGGCGGTGGTTACCGAGCACCCGGTGCTCGTGGAGCTGCTGCTGAATCATTTTACACAGGAAATGGTATTGTTCGAGCTTGAAGAAGATATGGGACCTCAGCTGCAGAAGCGGTACGGGGAACGCTATGGCCGGATTTACAGCAAATATGTATTGCATGACCAGGATGAAGCCGGGGAAGAACAGGCGGAGTAG
- a CDS encoding xanthine phosphoribosyltransferase, translating to MELLRQKVINEGIVLGPGVLKVDSFLNHQMDPFLMREVGREFTRRFAGEGITKVLTIESSGIAPGIMTALELEVPMIFARKQKSLTLTEDIYVEKVYSFTKKETNEITVSRKFIAPGERVLIVDDFLANGEAAFGLARIVEQAGGSVAGIGIVIEKAFQPGSRLLKEAGYRVESLVRIASLDDGVVGFVEE from the coding sequence ATGGAGTTATTGAGACAAAAGGTCATTAACGAAGGTATTGTTCTCGGCCCTGGTGTGCTCAAGGTTGATTCTTTTCTGAATCACCAGATGGACCCTTTCCTGATGCGTGAAGTAGGACGCGAGTTTACCCGCCGTTTCGCCGGGGAAGGAATCACTAAGGTGCTGACTATCGAATCCTCGGGGATTGCTCCCGGCATTATGACGGCGCTGGAGCTTGAGGTCCCGATGATTTTTGCCCGCAAGCAGAAGTCGCTGACGCTGACGGAAGATATTTATGTGGAGAAGGTCTACTCCTTCACGAAGAAGGAAACTAATGAAATTACCGTCTCCCGAAAGTTCATCGCACCCGGTGAGCGCGTGCTGATCGTCGATGATTTCCTGGCGAATGGTGAAGCGGCCTTCGGGCTGGCACGGATCGTTGAACAGGCGGGCGGCAGCGTTGCCGGGATTGGGATTGTGATCGAAAAAGCTTTCCAGCCCGGCAGCCGCCTGCTGAAGGAAGCCGGGTACCGCGTGGAGTCGCTGGTGCGGATCGCTTCGCTGGATGACGGCGTTGTTGGCTTCGTGGAGGAATAA
- a CDS encoding diacylglycerol/lipid kinase family protein → MYLLIINSRSGGGAGRRTWHTVEAMLKVRAIPHEALFTQSADSAENQVLHALARREDWRAAIVIGGDGTIHSVLGALRRRGVPLGVIPAGSGNDTARGFGIPLTPEAALDNALQDRCLEADLLSGADGLTLTAVASGFDAQVAVNVNNSRYKRLCNAIGAGRLAYIIGILHTLITFKSCRVSVTCDGREQTFDRAWLVSVCNLPSYGGGLLICPQAESGDGLLDVCVVHGISRGQLLRLFPTVVKGKHVALPYVTMLRGRSVAVHFAQPRHAIGDGEALGTAPLAVRCEPGALRVLSPLAAAGAQGAAGPCHASG, encoded by the coding sequence ATGTATTTATTGATCATAAATTCCCGCTCGGGCGGCGGAGCGGGGCGGCGGACTTGGCATACCGTTGAAGCCATGCTCAAGGTGCGCGCCATTCCGCATGAAGCGCTGTTCACTCAAAGCGCAGACAGCGCGGAGAATCAGGTGCTGCACGCCCTTGCCCGCCGCGAGGACTGGCGCGCCGCCATCGTTATCGGCGGAGACGGCACGATCCACAGCGTGCTAGGCGCACTGCGGCGCAGAGGGGTGCCGCTCGGCGTAATCCCCGCGGGCTCCGGCAACGACACCGCGCGGGGATTCGGCATCCCGCTCACCCCGGAGGCCGCGCTGGATAACGCGCTGCAGGACCGCTGCCTCGAAGCTGATCTGCTCTCGGGCGCGGATGGGCTCACCCTGACCGCCGTAGCCAGCGGCTTCGATGCCCAGGTAGCCGTCAATGTGAACAACAGCCGCTACAAACGGCTGTGCAATGCCATCGGCGCCGGCCGCCTGGCTTATATCATCGGCATTCTGCATACGCTGATTACCTTCAAGTCCTGCCGGGTCAGCGTGACCTGCGACGGCAGGGAGCAGACCTTCGACCGGGCGTGGCTGGTCTCGGTCTGCAACCTGCCCAGCTACGGCGGCGGGCTGCTGATCTGCCCGCAGGCGGAGTCAGGCGACGGCCTGCTCGACGTCTGCGTTGTCCACGGGATCAGCCGCGGGCAGTTGCTGCGGCTGTTCCCGACGGTGGTGAAGGGCAAGCACGTTGCGTTGCCCTACGTCACCATGCTGCGCGGACGCAGCGTAGCCGTCCACTTCGCGCAGCCGCGCCATGCCATCGGCGACGGCGAGGCCCTCGGCACCGCGCCGCTGGCCGTGCGCTGCGAGCCGGGGGCACTGCGCGTGCTCTCGCCGCTGGCGGCGGCCGGCGCGCAGGGCGCAGCCGGGCCGTGCCACGCGAGCGGCTAG
- a CDS encoding DUF4870 domain-containing protein, with protein MSPFRSSTGLPDNIAAALCYFFPFIGAIVFLALEKRSRFVLFHSLQSLIAFGALMVAHVLSGFIPFLGPVAAALLSLLGFAVWLLMIYHALGGRWYRLPWAGAIAESQLRQL; from the coding sequence TTGTCCCCTTTCAGATCTTCCACCGGATTGCCCGATAATATTGCCGCCGCCTTGTGTTACTTCTTCCCGTTCATTGGTGCCATTGTGTTCCTCGCGCTGGAGAAGCGCAGCCGGTTCGTCCTGTTCCACTCGCTGCAATCCCTGATTGCCTTCGGAGCGCTGATGGTAGCCCATGTACTGAGCGGCTTCATCCCTTTTCTCGGTCCTGTCGCGGCCGCCCTTCTCTCCCTGCTGGGCTTTGCCGTATGGCTGCTGATGATCTACCACGCACTGGGCGGAAGATGGTATAGGCTGCCCTGGGCAGGAGCAATCGCCGAGAGTCAGCTGCGGCAGCTGTAA